The following coding sequences lie in one Sphingomonas sp. M1-B02 genomic window:
- a CDS encoding NAD(P)H-hydrate dehydratase, with amino-acid sequence MTIPAGAPIVTAAEMRLAEQALFAAGMSQDALMERAGAAVAREVARFAIGRPILILAGPGNNGGDAYVAARLLQQEGHDVALVATGAPKPGAAERMHGLWNGPTTSLYAARPRAVLVDGLFGTGMERPLERGLAAVFADLTANADFTLSIDLPSGLETDTGADLGAPRGIDATIALGALKPAHLLDCGLERCGQLILADIGIPVPDEWRTAARPRLATPHVHSHKYTRGLVAVIEGAMPGAARLSARAAMAGGAGYVVLAGSEPWASAPDALVRRGVGTSDDLSEFLAWDRIDAVVLGPGLGRDRRAESFLRAAFAVNKPLIVDGDALTLLGDGAAKWLDTRTAATWLTPHSGEFDRMFPGEGSKIERTLAAASQVRATIVHKGADTVIAAPNGDVRILAGASPWLSTAGTGDVLAGLVAAQVAQGGKGAAPAEAAAWLHARAARLAGPAFFADRLIDQLPEAIDECL; translated from the coding sequence GTGACGATTCCCGCCGGCGCCCCGATCGTCACTGCCGCCGAGATGCGGCTCGCCGAGCAGGCGCTGTTCGCCGCCGGCATGTCGCAAGACGCCTTGATGGAGCGCGCCGGCGCCGCGGTCGCGCGCGAAGTCGCCCGTTTCGCGATTGGCCGGCCGATCCTCATCCTCGCCGGCCCCGGCAACAATGGCGGCGACGCCTATGTCGCCGCGCGCCTGCTCCAGCAGGAGGGCCACGACGTCGCCTTGGTCGCCACCGGCGCCCCCAAACCCGGCGCCGCAGAGCGGATGCACGGCTTGTGGAACGGCCCCACCACCTCGCTCTACGCCGCGCGCCCGCGCGCCGTTCTGGTCGACGGCCTGTTCGGCACCGGCATGGAGCGCCCGCTCGAGCGTGGCCTTGCCGCCGTGTTCGCCGATCTCACCGCCAATGCCGACTTCACGCTGTCGATCGATCTCCCCTCGGGGCTGGAGACCGACACCGGCGCAGACCTCGGCGCCCCCCGCGGCATCGACGCCACCATCGCGCTCGGCGCGCTCAAGCCCGCGCACCTGCTCGACTGCGGGCTCGAACGCTGCGGGCAGCTGATCCTCGCCGATATCGGCATCCCGGTGCCCGACGAGTGGCGCACCGCAGCCCGCCCCAGGCTCGCCACCCCCCACGTCCACAGCCACAAATATACCCGCGGCCTCGTTGCCGTGATCGAAGGCGCGATGCCCGGCGCCGCGCGCCTGTCCGCCCGCGCGGCGATGGCCGGCGGCGCGGGCTATGTCGTCCTTGCCGGCAGCGAGCCCTGGGCCAGCGCCCCCGACGCCCTGGTCCGCCGCGGCGTCGGCACCAGCGACGATCTGTCCGAGTTCCTCGCCTGGGACCGGATCGACGCCGTCGTGCTCGGCCCCGGCCTCGGCCGCGATCGCAGGGCCGAAAGCTTCCTGCGCGCAGCCTTCGCGGTGAACAAGCCGCTGATCGTCGACGGCGACGCGCTGACCCTGCTCGGCGACGGCGCCGCCAAGTGGCTCGACACCCGCACCGCCGCCACCTGGCTGACCCCCCATTCGGGCGAGTTCGACCGGATGTTTCCCGGCGAAGGCAGCAAGATAGAGCGCACGCTTGCCGCCGCGTCGCAAGTCCGCGCGACGATCGTCCACAAGGGCGCCGACACCGTCATCGCCGCGCCCAACGGCGATGTCCGCATCCTCGCCGGCGCCTCGCCCTGGCTCTCCACCGCCGGCACCGGCGACGTCCTCGCCGGACTCGTGGCGGCGCAGGTCGCGCAAGGCGGGAAGGGGGCCGCCCCCGCCGAAGCCGCCGCCTGGCTCCACGCCCGCGCCGCGCGGCTTGCGGGACCCGCTTTCTTCGCCGACAGGCTGATCGACCAGCTACCGGAAGCGATCGACGAATGCCTGTAA